Proteins from one Mesorhizobium sp. M9A.F.Ca.ET.002.03.1.2 genomic window:
- the metH gene encoding methionine synthase, with amino-acid sequence MSQNSSSLDDLFGPVAAKPDGSEVLAALTAAARERILILDGAMGTQIQGLGFDENHFRGDTFVDCACHQQGNNDLLILTQPKAIEEIHYQYAISGADILETNTFSSTAIAQADYGMEDVVYALNRDGARLVRRAALRAQQEDGRRRFVAGALGPTNRTASMSPDVNNPGYRAVTFDELRLAYGEQLRGLIDGGADIILIETIFDTLNAKAAIFAAEEIFIEKDVRLPVMISGTITDLSGRTLSGQTPTAFWHSVRHASPFTIGLNCALGAKAMRAHLDELSGVADTFTCAYPNAGLPNEFGRYDESPEFMAAQIEEFARDGLVNIVGGCCGSTPDHIRAIAAAVKKYPPRAVPEIEPKMRLSGLEPFTLTDEIPFVNVGERTNVTGSARFRKLITAGDYVAALDVARDQVANGAQIIDINMDEGLIDSKKAMVEYLNLIAAEPDIARVPVMIDSSKWEIIEAGLKCVQGKPLVNSISMKEGEEAFLHHAKLVRAYGAAVVVMAFDEDGQADTKARKVEICTRAYKLLTERAGFPPEDIVFDPNVFAIATGIDEHNNYGVDFIEAARQITATLPHVHISGGLSNLSFSFRGNEPVREAMHAVFLYHAIQAGMDMGIVNAGQLAVYDTIDPELREACEDVVNNRQPKGGGTATERLLELAERFKGTAGKEAQERDLAWRDWPVEQRISHALVNGITEFIDADTDEARRAAERPLHVIEGPLMAGMNVVGDLFGAGKMFLPQVVKSARVMKQAVAGLLPHMEAEKLANAANGIDNGERQTAGKILMATVKGDVHDIGKNIVGVVLACNNYEIIDLGVMVPAAKILQTAREQEVDIIGLSGLITPSLDEMAHMAAEMEREGFDIPLLIGGATTSRVHTAVKIHPRYAKGQTVYVADASRAVGVVSALLSNEARAGYVDNVRAEYRKVADAHARSEADKQRLPLARARANAHRIDWSAYESPKPSFLGLKVFEGWDLAELARYIDWTPFFQTWELKGRYPKILDDEAQGPAARQLFEDAQAMLKKIIAEKWFAPKGVIGFWPANAVGDDIRLFTDDKRSQELATFFTLRQQLAKRDGKANVALSDFVAPADSGKADYIGGFIVTAGIEEAAIAERFERANDDYSSIMVKALADRFAEAFAERMHEKVRKEFWGYAPDEDLAPDDLIGEPYRGIRPAPGYPAQPDHTEKATLFRLLDGERNAGVSLTESFAMWPGSSVSGIYLSHPESYYFGVAKVERDQVEDYARRKGMPLAEVERWLGPILNYVSAQGLDAAA; translated from the coding sequence ATGTCGCAAAACTCTTCATCGCTGGACGATCTGTTCGGCCCCGTCGCGGCAAAGCCCGACGGCTCGGAAGTGCTTGCCGCGCTGACGGCGGCGGCGCGCGAACGCATCCTCATCCTCGACGGCGCCATGGGCACGCAGATCCAGGGCCTTGGCTTCGACGAGAACCACTTCCGTGGCGACACATTCGTCGATTGCGCCTGCCATCAGCAGGGCAACAACGACCTGCTGATCCTGACGCAGCCCAAGGCGATCGAGGAGATCCACTACCAATACGCCATATCAGGCGCGGACATCCTTGAAACCAACACCTTCTCCTCGACCGCCATCGCCCAGGCGGATTACGGCATGGAGGACGTCGTCTACGCTCTGAACCGCGACGGTGCACGGCTGGTGCGTCGGGCGGCGCTGCGGGCGCAGCAGGAGGACGGCAGGCGTCGTTTCGTCGCCGGTGCGCTCGGGCCGACCAACCGCACCGCGTCGATGTCGCCGGATGTCAACAATCCCGGCTACCGCGCCGTGACCTTCGACGAATTGCGCCTTGCCTATGGCGAGCAGCTGCGCGGTCTCATCGACGGCGGCGCCGACATCATCCTGATCGAGACCATCTTCGATACACTGAACGCCAAGGCGGCGATCTTCGCAGCAGAAGAGATCTTCATCGAGAAGGACGTGCGCCTGCCGGTGATGATCTCCGGCACGATCACCGACCTGTCCGGCCGCACGCTGTCTGGCCAGACGCCGACGGCTTTCTGGCATTCGGTCCGTCACGCCAGCCCGTTCACGATTGGCCTCAATTGCGCGCTCGGCGCCAAGGCCATGCGCGCGCATCTGGACGAGCTTTCCGGCGTCGCCGACACCTTTACCTGCGCTTATCCGAATGCCGGCCTACCCAATGAATTCGGCCGTTACGACGAGAGCCCGGAATTCATGGCCGCGCAAATCGAGGAGTTCGCGCGCGACGGCCTGGTCAACATCGTCGGCGGCTGCTGCGGCTCGACGCCCGACCACATCCGCGCCATCGCGGCGGCGGTGAAGAAATATCCGCCGCGCGCTGTTCCCGAGATCGAGCCGAAGATGCGCCTGTCCGGCCTCGAGCCGTTCACGCTGACCGACGAGATCCCGTTCGTCAATGTCGGCGAGCGCACCAATGTCACGGGCTCGGCCCGGTTCAGGAAGCTGATCACGGCAGGCGACTATGTCGCGGCACTCGACGTCGCCCGCGACCAGGTCGCCAATGGCGCGCAGATCATCGACATCAACATGGACGAGGGCCTGATCGATTCGAAGAAGGCGATGGTGGAATACCTCAACCTGATCGCCGCCGAGCCTGATATCGCCCGCGTTCCGGTGATGATCGACAGTTCCAAATGGGAGATCATCGAGGCCGGCCTGAAATGCGTGCAAGGCAAGCCGCTGGTCAACTCCATTTCGATGAAGGAAGGCGAGGAGGCTTTCCTGCATCATGCGAAGCTCGTCCGCGCGTATGGCGCGGCGGTGGTCGTCATGGCCTTCGACGAGGACGGCCAGGCCGACACCAAGGCGCGCAAGGTCGAGATTTGCACCCGCGCCTACAAGCTTTTGACCGAGCGGGCCGGATTCCCGCCGGAGGACATCGTCTTCGATCCCAACGTCTTTGCCATCGCCACCGGCATCGACGAGCACAACAATTACGGCGTCGACTTCATCGAAGCCGCACGGCAGATCACCGCGACGCTGCCGCATGTCCACATATCGGGCGGCTTGTCGAACCTCTCCTTCTCGTTTCGCGGCAACGAGCCGGTGCGCGAGGCCATGCATGCCGTATTCCTCTACCACGCCATCCAGGCGGGCATGGACATGGGCATCGTCAATGCCGGACAGCTTGCCGTCTACGACACCATCGATCCGGAGCTGCGCGAAGCATGCGAGGATGTCGTCAACAACCGCCAGCCGAAGGGCGGCGGCACGGCGACCGAGCGCCTGCTGGAACTCGCCGAACGCTTCAAGGGCACGGCCGGCAAGGAGGCGCAGGAACGCGATCTCGCCTGGCGCGACTGGCCGGTCGAGCAGCGCATTTCGCACGCACTGGTCAACGGCATCACCGAATTCATCGACGCCGACACGGACGAGGCGCGGCGTGCCGCCGAGCGCCCGCTGCATGTCATCGAAGGCCCGCTGATGGCCGGCATGAATGTCGTTGGCGACCTGTTCGGCGCGGGAAAAATGTTCCTGCCGCAAGTGGTGAAGTCGGCGCGGGTGATGAAACAGGCCGTCGCAGGACTATTGCCGCACATGGAGGCGGAGAAGCTGGCGAATGCCGCCAATGGCATCGACAATGGCGAGCGCCAGACCGCCGGCAAGATCCTGATGGCGACGGTGAAGGGCGATGTCCACGACATCGGCAAGAACATCGTCGGCGTGGTTCTGGCCTGCAACAATTACGAGATCATCGACCTCGGCGTCATGGTGCCGGCGGCGAAGATCCTGCAGACGGCGCGCGAGCAAGAGGTCGACATCATCGGCCTGTCCGGTCTGATCACCCCCTCGCTCGACGAGATGGCGCACATGGCGGCCGAGATGGAGCGCGAAGGCTTCGACATTCCGCTGCTGATCGGCGGCGCGACGACCAGCCGCGTGCATACGGCGGTAAAAATCCATCCGCGCTATGCCAAGGGCCAGACGGTGTACGTCGCCGACGCCAGCCGCGCGGTCGGGGTGGTATCGGCGTTGCTGTCGAACGAGGCCAGGGCTGGCTATGTCGACAATGTTCGCGCCGAATACAGGAAGGTCGCCGATGCGCATGCGCGCAGCGAAGCCGACAAGCAGCGCCTGCCGCTGGCCAGGGCGCGGGCCAACGCCCACCGGATCGACTGGTCAGCCTACGAATCACCGAAGCCCTCATTCCTCGGCCTGAAGGTCTTCGAAGGCTGGGATCTGGCCGAGCTTGCCCGCTATATCGACTGGACGCCGTTCTTCCAGACCTGGGAGCTGAAGGGGCGATATCCCAAGATACTCGACGACGAGGCGCAAGGGCCGGCGGCACGGCAATTGTTCGAAGATGCGCAAGCGATGCTGAAGAAGATCATCGCCGAAAAATGGTTCGCGCCGAAGGGCGTCATCGGCTTCTGGCCGGCCAACGCCGTCGGCGACGATATCAGACTGTTCACGGACGATAAGCGATCGCAGGAACTGGCGACCTTCTTCACCTTGCGCCAGCAACTGGCCAAGCGCGACGGCAAGGCCAATGTCGCGCTGTCGGATTTCGTCGCGCCTGCCGACAGCGGCAAGGCCGACTATATAGGTGGCTTCATCGTCACCGCGGGCATCGAGGAAGCGGCGATCGCCGAGCGCTTCGAGCGGGCCAACGACGATTATTCCTCGATAATGGTCAAGGCGCTGGCCGATCGCTTCGCCGAAGCCTTCGCCGAGCGCATGCACGAGAAGGTGCGCAAGGAGTTCTGGGGCTACGCGCCGGACGAGGATCTGGCGCCGGACGACCTGATCGGCGAACCCTATCGCGGCATCCGCCCCGCGCCCGGCTATCCGGCGCAGCCCGACCACACCGAGAAGGCGACGCTGTTTCGCCTGCTCGACGGCGAGCGCAATGCCGGCGTCAGCCTGACCGAAAGTTTTGCGATGTGGCCGGGCTCCTCCGTCTCCGGCATCTATTTGTCGCATCCCGAAAGCTATTATTTCGGCGTCGCCAAGGTCGAACGCGACCAGGTCGAGGACTACGCGCGGCGCAAAGGCATGCCGCTGGCCGAGGTAGAACGCTGGCTCGGGCCGATACTTAATTATGTGTCGGCACAGGGGCTGGATGCGGCTGCGTGA
- a CDS encoding LuxR family transcriptional regulator — MFDFVERCRKHTATGPLLGDLLETVRNLGFEHLILSGVPLSGQKLAPMVELNGWPAGWFERYVEAEHAAVDGVCIYSAKTLKPFFWADVPAKWSDTDDSRRVAGEATEFGIWSGFAVPMLSVHHWQSVLSFASSAKSCILSPRHQVQLVTMAVYAGMSIQALSNDIGDGEDEGPLTEREKEVLLWAAAGKTSSETSQILGLTERTVKWHSTRAREAFGVATTTQAVVEAVRRRLIHP, encoded by the coding sequence GTGTTCGACTTTGTCGAACGCTGCAGGAAACACACAGCAACAGGGCCGCTTCTGGGTGACCTTCTTGAAACCGTGAGAAATCTCGGCTTCGAGCATCTTATCCTGAGCGGGGTTCCGCTCAGTGGTCAGAAACTTGCGCCGATGGTTGAACTGAATGGTTGGCCCGCGGGCTGGTTCGAGCGCTATGTCGAAGCCGAGCATGCTGCTGTCGACGGCGTTTGCATCTATTCGGCAAAGACCCTGAAGCCATTCTTCTGGGCCGATGTTCCCGCAAAATGGTCCGACACGGACGACTCCCGACGCGTTGCCGGAGAAGCGACGGAGTTCGGCATATGGAGTGGCTTTGCGGTGCCGATGCTCAGCGTCCACCATTGGCAGTCCGTTCTGTCGTTTGCGTCGTCCGCAAAGTCCTGCATCCTGTCGCCGCGACATCAAGTGCAACTGGTCACCATGGCGGTCTATGCCGGCATGTCGATCCAGGCCTTGTCGAATGACATAGGCGACGGCGAAGATGAAGGTCCGCTGACCGAACGGGAAAAAGAAGTGCTCCTGTGGGCAGCTGCCGGCAAGACCTCATCCGAAACCTCACAAATTCTCGGCCTGACCGAGCGCACTGTCAAATGGCACTCGACGCGGGCGCGCGAGGCTTTTGGCGTCGCCACGACCACGCAGGCCGTCGTTGAAGCAGTGCGCAGGCGCCTGATTCACCCGTGA
- a CDS encoding acyl-homoserine-lactone synthase: protein MHQKHWRPPSPDGRELDQFDTDAATYLLGIEDGRVVTSARLIPTSEPHMVSEVFSHMCEKSGVPRRPDWAEWTRTFVVPDKRSTGLRGTLTQLCCAVMEYALDEGLSAVGGVQETYFMPHHGALKWHAEPMGMAREENGEWYIVAYIEVNEAALASVRKILGVDNSLLVRRGAQVPFVDISSWREPQRARNQA from the coding sequence GTGCACCAAAAACATTGGCGCCCTCCGAGCCCGGATGGTCGCGAGCTAGACCAGTTCGATACGGACGCGGCGACCTACCTGCTGGGTATTGAAGACGGTCGCGTCGTGACCTCGGCTCGATTGATCCCAACGAGCGAGCCGCACATGGTCTCGGAGGTCTTTTCTCACATGTGCGAAAAATCGGGCGTCCCAAGGCGCCCCGATTGGGCCGAATGGACCCGTACCTTCGTCGTTCCCGACAAACGTTCGACCGGGCTGCGCGGCACGCTGACGCAGCTCTGCTGCGCCGTGATGGAATACGCGCTGGACGAGGGCCTCAGTGCGGTGGGCGGCGTCCAGGAGACGTACTTCATGCCGCACCACGGCGCGCTGAAGTGGCACGCCGAGCCGATGGGCATGGCGCGAGAAGAAAACGGCGAATGGTACATCGTGGCCTATATCGAGGTGAATGAGGCGGCGCTGGCGAGCGTGCGGAAGATTCTTGGGGTCGACAATTCGCTGCTGGTTCGGCGCGGTGCGCAGGTGCCGTTTGTCGACATTTCGAGTTGGCGCGAGCCGCAGCGAGCCCGAAATCAAGCATAA
- a CDS encoding IS5 family transposase, whose translation MAVKRTGQLSLAEAFLGDKQAGGSSPLDRLVDLVKWYRFEKLLTPLRDGGPGRAAWPPLLLFKALLLQSLYGLSDRELEEALGDRLSFRRFVGLGLEESIPDHTVLSRFRNLLVGEGLLEKLFGELDRQLEKAGVILKRGTMLDATLIDAVSAPPTSERPSKDAEARGVRQGKKGFTFGYKAHVGVDEGSGLIRTLLTTPANVNDTVVADGLIRGDERTVWADAAYDTHARRARLKAEGKKPRIARRPNKHHPLPPRLKHYNRLIARRRATVETTFATLKNRMKLTTIRYVGLAKAAAQVTMAAIAFNMRRWAAITG comes from the coding sequence ATGGCGGTGAAGCGGACGGGTCAGTTGAGCCTTGCGGAGGCATTTCTGGGGGACAAGCAGGCGGGCGGGTCTTCGCCGCTCGACCGGTTGGTTGACTTGGTGAAGTGGTACCGCTTCGAGAAGCTGCTGACCCCGCTGCGTGATGGTGGGCCGGGACGCGCGGCCTGGCCGCCGCTGCTGCTGTTCAAGGCGCTGTTGCTGCAGTCGCTCTATGGGCTGTCGGATCGCGAGCTGGAGGAAGCGCTGGGTGACCGGCTGTCGTTCCGGCGCTTCGTTGGGCTTGGCCTGGAGGAGAGCATTCCCGATCACACGGTGCTGTCGCGCTTTCGCAATCTGCTTGTTGGCGAAGGTCTCTTGGAGAAGCTGTTTGGCGAACTGGACCGGCAATTGGAGAAGGCCGGTGTGATCCTGAAGCGCGGCACGATGCTGGATGCGACGCTGATCGATGCGGTCTCAGCACCGCCGACAAGCGAGCGGCCGTCGAAGGATGCCGAGGCACGTGGCGTAAGACAGGGCAAGAAGGGCTTCACCTTCGGCTACAAGGCCCATGTCGGCGTGGACGAGGGTTCCGGCCTGATCCGCACGCTGCTCACGACGCCAGCCAACGTCAACGACACGGTGGTGGCCGATGGTTTGATCCGCGGCGACGAGAGGACGGTGTGGGCGGACGCCGCCTATGACACCCATGCCCGCCGCGCGCGGCTCAAGGCCGAAGGCAAGAAGCCGCGCATTGCGCGCCGCCCCAACAAACACCATCCGCTGCCGCCGCGGCTCAAGCACTACAATCGCCTGATCGCCAGACGGCGGGCGACGGTGGAGACCACCTTCGCCACGCTCAAGAACCGCATGAAGCTGACCACGATCCGTTACGTTGGGCTAGCCAAGGCAGCTGCCCAGGTGACGATGGCGGCGATCGCCTTCAACATGCGCCGATGGGCCGCCATCACGGGATAG
- a CDS encoding lysylphosphatidylglycerol synthase domain-containing protein encodes MNWKRYFWPVVGIAAVVFSLWLLLHELRGISLDDVWDGIVAIPARGWMLAALSSVVAYASLAGYDHIALLHIGRRVSWLFVTLCSFTTYALSHNIGGSVFSGAVIRYRAYGTRGLTGQDVGILVAVCWITFVLSTILVSGLVLVFEPEIIDRFSGVPHHGLAMAAGLAMLLVVAAYVFGSWLHLRPLKIGSFQIHYPALPIVARQLLIGPVELLAAAAIIYFALPAAGNPGYFVVLGVFLVSFSVAQISHAPGGLGVFEVVFLAGLSHMDPVGVLAALLVFRLFYLIIPLLIALGVVLYFEHSQLGRNES; translated from the coding sequence ATGAACTGGAAGCGCTATTTCTGGCCGGTCGTCGGCATTGCGGCGGTCGTCTTCTCGCTGTGGCTGCTGCTGCACGAGCTGCGCGGCATCTCGCTCGACGACGTCTGGGACGGCATCGTCGCCATCCCTGCCCGCGGCTGGATGCTCGCCGCGCTGAGCTCGGTCGTCGCCTATGCGTCGCTGGCCGGCTACGACCACATCGCGCTCCTGCATATCGGCAGACGAGTCTCTTGGCTGTTCGTCACCCTTTGCTCGTTCACCACCTATGCGCTATCGCACAATATCGGCGGCTCGGTGTTCTCCGGTGCGGTGATTCGCTATCGCGCCTACGGCACCAGAGGCCTGACCGGACAGGATGTCGGCATTCTGGTGGCGGTCTGCTGGATCACCTTCGTGCTGTCGACGATCCTCGTCTCCGGCCTCGTGCTGGTCTTCGAGCCGGAGATTATCGACCGGTTTTCCGGCGTACCGCACCATGGCCTGGCCATGGCGGCGGGCCTCGCAATGCTGCTCGTGGTGGCGGCCTATGTCTTCGGCAGCTGGCTGCATCTCAGGCCGCTGAAGATCGGCAGCTTTCAGATCCATTATCCGGCGCTGCCGATCGTCGCGCGGCAATTGCTGATCGGCCCGGTCGAGCTGCTGGCAGCGGCGGCGATCATCTATTTTGCCCTGCCCGCGGCTGGTAATCCCGGCTATTTCGTCGTGCTCGGCGTCTTCCTGGTTTCGTTCTCGGTTGCGCAGATCTCGCATGCGCCGGGCGGGCTCGGCGTGTTCGAGGTCGTCTTCCTCGCCGGCCTGTCGCACATGGACCCGGTCGGCGTGCTGGCAGCACTGCTGGTGTTCCGGCTGTTCTACCTGATCATCCCGCTGCTGATCGCGCTCGGTGTGGTGCTGTACTTCGAGCACTCGCAGCTCGGCCGGAACGAGAGTTGA
- a CDS encoding Ppx/GppA phosphatase family protein, with amino-acid sequence MEDHDTGAGAPEVGVSTASPPPSGPASPSAGRQNGRPVQPWSGQAGDASRDQNGQHQNGQHQNGQNQKAKTRKRRKRRRGRKVFARDDAQFAAAGLSAPAVTSAPAGRPPEAIVAPLPSVSQARPEQAVRRPPVQELPVFAALDLGTNNCRLLVAIPTRHGQFRVIDAFSRIVRLGEGLTANGRLGQPAMDRAVEALKICGDKLRSRKIRKARLIATEACRTAANGAEFLDRVEREAGLKLEIIDRQTEARLAVSGCGSLVERDTQGVVLFDIGGGSSEIALIDLTGHRSPRLANHIVSWTSLPVGVVSLAERFGGRTVTREVFAAMVEDVAVRLHAFDGRDRLSHVLASPKFHLLGTSGTVTTLAGVHLDLERYDRRRVDGLWMDRDSVDRMVERLVGWDFQQRVANPCIGADRADLVLAGCAILEAIRAMWPSERLRVADRGLREGILSELMADDGVWRNSGRARA; translated from the coding sequence GTGGAAGACCACGACACCGGCGCCGGCGCGCCGGAAGTGGGCGTGTCAACGGCTTCGCCGCCGCCTTCGGGCCCGGCAAGCCCATCCGCCGGCCGGCAGAATGGCCGCCCGGTGCAGCCTTGGTCCGGCCAGGCAGGCGACGCGTCCCGAGATCAGAATGGCCAGCACCAGAATGGCCAGCACCAGAATGGCCAGAATCAGAAGGCCAAGACCAGGAAGCGGCGCAAGCGTCGGCGCGGCCGCAAGGTTTTTGCGCGCGATGACGCTCAGTTCGCAGCCGCCGGACTGTCGGCGCCCGCCGTCACCAGCGCTCCAGCCGGCCGCCCGCCCGAGGCGATCGTCGCGCCCTTGCCCTCGGTTTCGCAGGCAAGGCCGGAGCAGGCGGTTCGCCGCCCGCCGGTGCAGGAACTGCCGGTATTTGCCGCGCTCGATCTCGGCACCAACAATTGCCGGCTGCTGGTGGCGATCCCGACGCGGCATGGCCAGTTCCGGGTCATCGACGCGTTCTCGCGCATCGTCAGGCTGGGCGAGGGCCTCACTGCCAATGGCCGGCTCGGCCAGCCCGCGATGGACCGCGCGGTCGAGGCGCTGAAGATTTGCGGCGACAAGTTGCGCAGCCGCAAGATCAGGAAGGCCCGGCTGATTGCCACCGAAGCCTGCCGCACGGCCGCGAACGGCGCCGAGTTCCTCGACCGCGTCGAGCGCGAGGCGGGCCTGAAGCTCGAGATCATCGACCGTCAGACCGAGGCGCGGCTGGCGGTGTCGGGCTGCGGCTCGCTGGTCGAGCGCGACACGCAAGGCGTCGTCCTGTTCGACATCGGCGGCGGCTCCTCGGAAATCGCGCTGATCGACCTCACCGGCCACCGCTCGCCGCGGCTCGCCAACCACATCGTCTCCTGGACGTCGCTGCCGGTCGGCGTCGTCTCGCTGGCCGAGCGCTTCGGCGGCCGCACCGTCACCCGCGAGGTCTTCGCCGCCATGGTCGAGGATGTGGCTGTGCGCCTGCATGCCTTCGACGGGCGCGACCGGCTGAGCCATGTGCTCGCCAGCCCGAAATTCCATCTGCTCGGCACCTCGGGCACGGTGACGACGCTGGCCGGCGTTCACCTTGACCTGGAACGCTACGATCGCCGCCGGGTCGACGGGCTGTGGATGGACCGCGACAGCGTCGACCGCATGGTCGAAAGGCTGGTCGGCTGGGATTTCCAGCAGCGCGTCGCCAATCCTTGCATCGGCGCCGACCGCGCCGATCTGGTGCTGGCCGGCTGCGCCATCCTGGAGGCGATCCGCGCGATGTGGCCGTCGGAAAGGCTGCGCGTCGCCGATCGCGGCCTGCGCGAGGGCATATTGAGCGAATTGATGGCCGACGACGGCGTCTGGCGCAACAGCGGGCGGGCCAGAGCATGA
- a CDS encoding RlmE family RNA methyltransferase: MTKKPEKPGSAGIRVLKTRVKKKSGLKESSRRWLQRHINDPYVQRSKADGYRSRAAYKLIEIDDKHHLLKPGMKVIDLGAAPGGWCQVAAARTKSTAEHPHVVGIDYLEMDAVPGAPVLLMDFLDPQAPEKLAETLGGQPDIVLSDMAAPTTGHKRTDHIRTMYLCEVAADFALSVLKPGGHFLAKTFQGGAENELLARLKQNFRSVHHVKPPASRDESVELYLLAKDFKGREHPPSSSQGEAGA, encoded by the coding sequence ATGACCAAGAAACCGGAAAAGCCGGGTTCCGCCGGCATTCGCGTGCTGAAGACACGGGTCAAGAAGAAAAGCGGCCTGAAGGAATCGTCGCGCCGCTGGCTGCAGCGCCACATCAACGATCCCTATGTCCAGCGCTCCAAGGCCGACGGCTACCGCTCGCGCGCGGCCTACAAGCTGATCGAGATCGACGACAAGCACCATCTGCTCAAGCCCGGCATGAAGGTCATCGACCTTGGCGCGGCGCCCGGCGGCTGGTGTCAGGTCGCCGCCGCGCGCACGAAATCGACGGCCGAACACCCGCATGTCGTCGGCATCGATTATCTCGAAATGGATGCGGTGCCCGGCGCGCCGGTGCTGCTGATGGATTTTCTCGACCCGCAGGCGCCGGAAAAGCTCGCCGAAACGCTGGGCGGTCAGCCGGACATCGTTTTGTCCGACATGGCTGCACCCACCACCGGCCACAAGCGGACCGACCACATCCGCACCATGTATCTGTGCGAAGTGGCGGCCGATTTCGCCTTGTCGGTGCTCAAGCCGGGCGGTCATTTCCTGGCCAAGACCTTTCAGGGCGGCGCCGAGAACGAATTGCTCGCCAGGCTCAAGCAGAATTTCCGCTCGGTCCACCACGTCAAGCCGCCGGCCTCGCGCGATGAGTCGGTGGAGCTTTATCTGCTGGCGAAGGATTTTAAGGGGCGAGAACACCCA